A window of the Salvelinus sp. IW2-2015 linkage group LG3, ASM291031v2, whole genome shotgun sequence genome harbors these coding sequences:
- the LOC111949412 gene encoding fibroblast growth factor 23-like, with protein sequence MEITKTSGMRSAVLVLLLAVLQGFRLVDALPNPSPLLGSNWGHPRRYVHMQTSSDVNNFYLEISLNGYVRKTTLRSSYSVILLKAETRERVAMLGVKSNRYLCMDSLGNPFSSTVCHKEDCLFNHKLLENHRDVYYSCRTGILLNLEGIKQVYTVGQNLPQTSLFLSEKNTVPLERLLHREKRNRVVDPFDPYNMLGQTEEDEDSRAMPELDDTLETDQEDELPEGRNISRETPHSSSDDPWNAHSLNPPPSPRITNPMAG encoded by the exons ATGGAAATAACCAAGACATCTGGGATGAGGAGCGCCGTTCTTGTGCTCTTACTGGCTGTTCTTCAGGGATTTCGACTAGTAGACGCTCTTCCAAACCCATCACCTCTCCTGGGTTCCAACTGGGGGCATCCGAGAAGATACGTACACATGCAGACGTCTTCAGACGTGAACAACTTCTACCTTGAGATCAGTTTAAATGGCTACGTGCGCAAAACTACACTTCGAAGCTCATACA GTGTGATTTTATTGAAGGCGGAAACAAGAGAGCGCGTGGCGATGCTTGGAGTCAAAAGTAACCGCTACCTGTGCATGGATTCCCTGGGAAACCCTTTCAGCTCT ACCGTTTGCCACAAGGAAGACTGTCTTTTTAACCACAAGCTATTGGAAAACCACCGCGACGTGTACTACTCTTGCCGAACTGGTATTCTGCTCAACTTGGAAGGGATAAAGCAAGTGTACACTGTGGGTCAGAATCTACCGCAAACCTCCCTCTTCCTGTCGGAGAAGAACACCGTGCCACTGGAGCGCCTCTTGCACCGGGAGAAGAGAAACCGGGTGGTTGACCCTTTTGATCCGTACAACATGCTGGGTCAAACGGAGGAGGATGAGGACTCCCGGGCTATGCCGGAGCTGGATGACACCTTGGAGACGGACCAGGAGGATGAACTCCCCGAGGGACGCAACATCTCCAGGGAGACCCCCCATTCTTCCTCCGACGACCCGTGGAACGCGCATTCCCTAAACCCCCCTCCCAGCCCCCGTATCACGAATCCAATGGCGGGATAA
- the LOC111949387 gene encoding fibroblast growth factor 4B, whose product MAIAQRFFIGMCNEASTHSTLTAIVLLGSLLGIVSSYPIPSRTNATLLEQRWETLFSRSVLGISGAKSDMNWESDYLMGIKRVRRLYCNVGIGFHLQILPDGRINGVHNENQYSLIEISTVEIGVLSMYGVKSELFVAMNSRGRLYGTKFFRDESKFKETLLPNNYNAYESSVYKGSYIALSKHGRAKRGNKATTAMTVTHFLPRLV is encoded by the exons ATGGCCATTGCGCAAAGGTTCTTCATCGGTATGTGCAACGAGGCCAGCACGCACTCGACGTTGACTGCAATTGTTCTCTTGGGGTCTCTATTGGGGATTGTGTCATCATATCCGATTCCAAGCAGGACTAATGCAACTTTATTGGAGCAAAGGTGGGAGACCCTCTTTTCCCGCTCCGTTCTGGGAATCTCTGGGGCGAAATCGGACATGAATTGGGAGAGTGACTATTTGATGGGCATCAAGAGAGTGCGGCGACTTTACTGCAACGTGGGCATTGGATTTCACCTGCAGATCCTCCCAGACGGCAGGATAAACGGTGTACATAATGAGAACCAGTACA GTCTAATAGAGATCTCCACGGTGGAGATAGGAGTGCTAAGTATGTATGGGGTGAAAAGTGAGCTGTTTGTCGCAATGAACAGCAGAGGAAGGTTGTATGGAACG AAATTCTTCCGGGATGAGAGCAAGTTCAAGGAGACCTTGCTGCCAAACAACTACAATGCCTATGAGTCTTCGGTTTACAAGGGCTCCTACATCGCCCTCAGCAAACATGGCCGCGCAAAGAGAGGCAACAAGGCCACCACCGCCATGACTGTCACACACTTCCTCCCCCGATTAGTATGA